The following proteins are encoded in a genomic region of Variovorax paradoxus:
- a CDS encoding ABC transporter substrate-binding protein, with the protein MNRFTRKAAALVTGFGLFAGSLAAHAEGQIRIAEQFGIVYLLLNVAQEQKLIEKHAKAAGVDAKVEWIKLSGGSAVNDALLSGNIEIASAGVGPLLTLWDRTKGKQNVKGVASLGNFPYYLVSNNPKVKTIADFTDKDRIALPAVGVSVQSRVLQFASAKLWGDKEFNRLDKISVAVPHPDAAAAIIKGGTEITAHFGNPPFQDQELAGNPNAHIVLNSYQVLGGPASATVLYATEKFRSDNPKTYKAFVDALDEAARFVTANPEKAADIYLKVGNAKIDRELLLKIIKNPEVQFKTTPQNTYALAEFMHRVGAIKNKPASVKDYFFDDAQNASGN; encoded by the coding sequence ATGAACCGCTTCACACGCAAGGCCGCCGCGCTCGTCACCGGCTTCGGCCTCTTCGCAGGCAGTCTCGCCGCGCATGCCGAAGGCCAGATTCGCATCGCCGAGCAATTCGGCATCGTCTACCTGCTGCTCAATGTCGCGCAGGAACAGAAGCTGATCGAGAAACACGCCAAGGCCGCGGGTGTCGATGCGAAGGTCGAGTGGATCAAGCTCTCGGGCGGCTCGGCGGTGAATGACGCGCTGCTCTCCGGCAACATCGAGATCGCGAGTGCGGGCGTCGGTCCGCTGCTCACGTTGTGGGACCGCACCAAGGGCAAGCAGAACGTGAAGGGGGTGGCTTCGCTGGGCAACTTCCCGTACTACCTGGTAAGCAACAACCCGAAGGTGAAGACCATTGCCGACTTCACCGACAAGGACCGCATCGCGTTGCCCGCGGTGGGCGTTTCGGTGCAGTCGCGGGTGCTGCAGTTCGCATCGGCCAAGCTCTGGGGCGACAAGGAATTCAACCGGCTCGACAAGATCAGCGTGGCGGTGCCGCACCCCGATGCGGCCGCGGCCATCATCAAGGGCGGCACCGAGATCACGGCGCACTTCGGCAATCCGCCGTTCCAAGATCAGGAACTCGCGGGCAATCCGAACGCGCACATCGTGCTCAACTCGTACCAGGTGCTCGGTGGCCCGGCCTCGGCCACGGTGCTCTATGCCACCGAGAAATTCCGCAGCGACAACCCGAAGACCTACAAGGCGTTCGTCGATGCGCTCGACGAGGCGGCCAGGTTCGTCACGGCCAATCCGGAGAAAGCGGCGGACATCTACCTGAAGGTGGGCAACGCGAAGATCGACCGCGAGCTGCTGCTGAAGATCATCAAGAACCCCGAGGTGCAGTTCAAGACCACGCCGCAGAACACCTATGCGCTGGCAGAGTTCATGCACCGCGTGGGCGCGATCAAGAACAAGCCGGCGTCGGTGAAGGACTATTTCTTCGACGATGCGCAGAACGCTTCGGGGAATTGA
- a CDS encoding TauD/TfdA dioxygenase family protein gives MSSKPAPTRQHFEVRPFNAPVGAEIIGLDISNPIDNEDFKRIHQAHLDHHVLVFRDQRITPQEHIDFSRRFGPLEIHVLHQFHLENHPEILIVSNIKENGEPIGLGDAGVYWHSDISYKPQPSLGSLLHAQELPSEGGDTLFADQHLAWEALDPELQQRILPLKAEHSYLAKYEELRAKNPWRPKLSQEQIDQVAPAVQPVVRTHPETGRKALFVSEHFTTRIVGLPQEESDALLAELFAHSVKPEFVYRHTWAPHDLVFWDNRSLMHLAAGTPDHLRRRLNRTTIVGDTPF, from the coding sequence ATGAGCTCCAAGCCCGCCCCCACCCGGCAGCACTTCGAAGTCCGCCCCTTCAATGCCCCCGTAGGCGCCGAAATCATCGGCCTCGACATTTCCAATCCCATTGACAACGAAGATTTCAAGCGCATTCATCAAGCGCACCTCGACCATCACGTGCTGGTCTTTCGCGACCAACGGATCACCCCCCAAGAGCACATCGATTTCAGCCGCCGCTTCGGCCCGCTGGAAATTCACGTGCTGCACCAGTTCCATCTGGAGAACCACCCCGAGATCCTGATCGTCTCCAACATCAAGGAGAACGGCGAACCCATCGGCCTGGGGGATGCGGGCGTCTACTGGCACTCGGACATCTCGTACAAGCCCCAGCCGAGCCTCGGCTCGCTGCTGCATGCGCAAGAGCTGCCAAGCGAAGGCGGCGACACGCTCTTTGCCGACCAGCACCTCGCCTGGGAAGCGCTCGACCCCGAGCTGCAGCAGCGCATCCTCCCGCTCAAGGCCGAGCACAGCTACCTGGCCAAGTACGAAGAGCTGCGCGCCAAGAACCCATGGCGGCCCAAGCTCTCGCAGGAACAGATCGACCAGGTTGCACCCGCGGTACAGCCGGTGGTGCGCACCCATCCCGAGACGGGCCGCAAGGCGCTGTTCGTCAGCGAGCACTTCACGACGCGCATCGTCGGCTTGCCACAAGAAGAAAGCGACGCGCTGCTGGCCGAACTGTTCGCGCACAGCGTGAAGCCCGAGTTCGTGTACCGCCACACCTGGGCGCCGCACGACTTGGTGTTCTGGGACAACCGCTCGCTGATGCACCTGGCGGCCGGCACGCCCGACCACCTGCGGCGCCGGCTCAATCGCACCACTATCGTCGGCGACACGCCTTTCTGA